In Ilumatobacter fluminis, the following proteins share a genomic window:
- a CDS encoding SRPBCC family protein, whose product MAEQIVNEFTVNRPIDEAWPIICDLERIAPCMPGAQLDEIEGEIHRGRVKVKLGAVATEFKGEAHFVERDDEAHTAKLVGKGRDTKGRGNASADISATAEALSPTSTKCTVVADIHITGKIAQFGRGILGDVSKKLVDQFANNLNEMLDDQGTAPAADDASADEAGSAETQSTEAGTADATETAAAGAAAAEEAPKVRRIEGPAAEPVDLADMAGPAVAKRVVPVVIALLLLLLLLRRRGS is encoded by the coding sequence ATGGCAGAACAGATCGTCAACGAATTCACCGTGAACCGCCCGATCGACGAGGCGTGGCCGATCATCTGCGATCTCGAGCGGATCGCCCCGTGCATGCCGGGCGCCCAACTCGACGAGATCGAAGGCGAGATCCACCGCGGCCGGGTGAAGGTGAAGCTCGGTGCGGTCGCCACGGAGTTCAAGGGTGAGGCCCACTTCGTGGAGCGCGACGACGAAGCGCACACCGCCAAGCTCGTCGGCAAGGGCCGCGACACCAAGGGCCGCGGCAACGCGTCGGCCGACATCTCGGCGACCGCCGAGGCGCTGTCGCCCACGAGCACGAAGTGCACCGTGGTCGCCGACATCCACATCACCGGCAAGATCGCCCAGTTCGGACGCGGCATCCTCGGCGACGTCAGCAAGAAGCTCGTCGACCAGTTCGCCAACAACCTCAACGAGATGCTCGACGACCAGGGCACCGCCCCCGCTGCCGACGACGCATCTGCCGACGAGGCCGGGAGCGCCGAGACGCAGAGCACCGAGGCCGGCACCGCCGATGCAACCGAGACCGCCGCGGCCGGAGCGGCTGCGGCCGAGGAGGCGCCGAAGGTCCGCCGGATCGAGGGGCCCGCCGCCGAGCCGGTCGATCTCGCCGACATGGCCGGCCCCGCCGTCGCCAAGCGCGTCGTCCCGGTCGTCATCGCACTCCTGCTCCTGCTGCTCTTGCTCCGCCGCCGCGGTTCCTGA
- a CDS encoding ABC transporter ATP-binding protein translates to MTAAIELIGITKRFPGVIANDDVNLRVEPGEIHAICGENGAGKSTLMKILYGMQPADEGVMKINGQEVHFSSPTDAIEQGIGMVHQHFMLADQMTVLENVILGSEPAKYGVIDQAEAERHLREVGEAYGLTVDPNDLVETLEVGEKQRVEIIKVLFRGAKILILDEPTAVLVPQEVEELFRNLRELQAGGATIIFIDHKLQEVLEISDRITVIRRGKTVTTVDADSVTAADLAELMVGSELPSPETTESTVTDEVALEVTGITVLDDDGRPAVSDVSLKVHRGEVLGVAGIEGNGQAELIEALIGTEEPVRGRIRLMGDDITKASVRHRREAGIGFVPQDRHAEGLLLDAALWENAALGHQTKSPFSKGFWIDRAGSRERTEEIRQEFDVRSPGVDVSARALSGGNQQKLIIGREMTSDPVLLVAAHPTRGIDVGAQAEVWSDIREARANGLATLLISADLDELIGLSDTIVVMFHGKLVATLDPSEITPRTLGSYMTGAALQDGATTGGDTVTGGHA, encoded by the coding sequence ATGACGGCAGCGATCGAGCTCATCGGCATCACGAAACGGTTCCCCGGCGTCATCGCCAACGACGACGTCAACCTGCGCGTCGAACCCGGCGAGATCCACGCGATCTGCGGTGAGAACGGCGCCGGCAAATCGACGCTGATGAAGATCCTGTACGGCATGCAGCCCGCCGACGAGGGCGTCATGAAAATCAACGGGCAGGAGGTCCACTTCTCCTCCCCGACCGATGCGATCGAACAAGGCATCGGCATGGTGCACCAGCACTTCATGCTGGCCGATCAGATGACGGTGCTCGAGAACGTGATCCTCGGCTCGGAGCCCGCCAAGTACGGCGTCATCGACCAGGCCGAGGCCGAGCGCCACCTCCGCGAGGTCGGCGAGGCCTACGGGCTCACCGTCGACCCGAACGACCTCGTCGAGACGCTCGAGGTCGGCGAGAAGCAGCGCGTCGAGATCATCAAGGTGCTGTTCCGCGGCGCCAAGATCCTGATCCTCGACGAGCCGACCGCCGTCCTCGTGCCCCAGGAGGTCGAGGAGCTGTTCCGCAACCTGCGCGAGCTCCAGGCCGGCGGCGCGACGATCATCTTCATCGACCACAAGCTGCAGGAGGTCCTCGAGATCTCCGACCGCATCACGGTCATCCGCCGCGGCAAGACCGTCACGACGGTCGACGCCGACTCCGTCACCGCCGCCGACCTGGCCGAGCTGATGGTCGGCTCCGAGCTCCCGTCGCCCGAGACCACCGAGTCGACCGTCACCGACGAGGTCGCACTCGAGGTCACCGGCATCACCGTGCTCGACGACGACGGGCGCCCGGCCGTCAGCGACGTGTCGCTCAAGGTGCATCGCGGCGAGGTCCTCGGCGTCGCCGGCATCGAGGGCAACGGTCAAGCAGAACTGATCGAAGCCCTGATCGGCACCGAGGAGCCGGTCCGTGGCCGCATCCGTCTGATGGGCGACGACATCACGAAGGCATCGGTGCGGCACCGCCGTGAAGCCGGCATCGGGTTCGTCCCCCAGGACCGCCACGCCGAGGGTCTCCTGCTCGACGCCGCACTCTGGGAGAACGCCGCACTCGGGCACCAGACCAAGTCGCCGTTCTCCAAGGGTTTCTGGATCGACCGTGCCGGCAGCCGCGAACGCACCGAGGAGATCCGCCAGGAGTTCGACGTCCGATCACCCGGCGTCGACGTCAGCGCCCGTGCGCTGTCGGGCGGCAACCAGCAGAAACTGATCATCGGGCGCGAGATGACGAGTGACCCGGTCCTGCTCGTCGCCGCGCACCCCACGCGCGGCATCGACGTCGGCGCCCAGGCCGAGGTGTGGAGCGACATCCGCGAAGCACGCGCCAACGGGCTCGCCACCCTGCTGATCTCGGCCGACCTCGACGAGTTGATCGGGCTGTCCGACACGATCGTCGTGATGTTCCACGGCAAGCTCGTCGCCACCCTCGACCCGAGTGAGATCACGCCGCGAACCCTCGGCAGCTACATGACCGGCGCTGCGCTCCAGGACGGCGCCACCACAGGAGGAGACACCGTGACCGGAGGCCACGCATGA
- a CDS encoding BMP family lipoprotein, giving the protein MIKSKRLLAAGLAASLVLAACGDDDDTADEPADDAEEPAEEPSDDAEEPAEEPSEEPAGESFNVGLTYDIGGRGDQSFNDSAAEGIDRAESELGITFTEAEPNVDGSNRAELLQLQADQSALVIGVGFLFAGDVATVSAENPDTNFAVVDDAMLDFDNGGVPVCDNCAGLTFAEEQGSFLVGAAAALNSESGTVGFIGGVGGFGLIEKFEAGFIEGVKAVDPEITVISQYITQAPDFDGFTAPDRAREIALAMYDQGADVIYHAAGGSGAGLFEAAAEQSESSGSKVWAIGVDSDQYLTAAPEVQEYILTSMLKRVDTAVFEITKAQQDGTFAAGNTVYDLSVDGVGYSTSGDFLSEEQITQIEDFKAQIIDGTIEVPTTPAG; this is encoded by the coding sequence ATGATCAAGAGCAAGCGCCTGCTTGCCGCCGGTCTCGCTGCCTCGCTCGTCCTCGCCGCCTGCGGCGACGACGACGACACCGCTGACGAGCCCGCGGACGACGCCGAAGAGCCCGCCGAAGAGCCCTCGGACGACGCCGAAGAGCCCGCCGAGGAGCCCTCGGAGGAGCCCGCCGGTGAGTCGTTCAACGTCGGCCTCACCTACGACATCGGTGGCCGCGGCGACCAGTCGTTCAACGACTCGGCCGCCGAAGGCATCGACCGTGCCGAGTCCGAACTGGGCATCACCTTCACCGAGGCCGAGCCCAACGTCGACGGTTCGAACCGCGCCGAGCTGCTCCAGCTCCAGGCCGACCAGAGCGCCCTCGTCATCGGCGTCGGATTCCTCTTCGCCGGCGACGTCGCCACGGTGTCGGCCGAGAACCCCGACACCAACTTCGCCGTCGTCGACGACGCCATGCTCGACTTCGACAACGGTGGCGTGCCGGTGTGCGACAACTGCGCCGGTCTGACCTTCGCCGAAGAGCAGGGGTCGTTCCTCGTGGGTGCCGCTGCGGCACTCAACAGCGAGAGCGGCACCGTCGGCTTCATCGGCGGCGTCGGTGGCTTCGGCCTGATCGAGAAGTTCGAGGCCGGGTTCATCGAGGGCGTCAAGGCCGTCGATCCCGAGATCACGGTCATCTCGCAGTACATCACCCAGGCCCCCGACTTCGACGGCTTCACCGCCCCCGACCGTGCCCGCGAGATCGCTCTCGCCATGTACGACCAGGGCGCTGACGTGATCTACCACGCAGCCGGCGGTTCCGGCGCCGGCCTCTTCGAGGCCGCCGCCGAGCAGTCCGAGTCGTCGGGCTCGAAGGTGTGGGCGATCGGTGTCGACAGCGACCAGTACCTGACCGCTGCCCCCGAGGTCCAGGAGTACATCCTCACCTCGATGCTGAAGCGGGTCGACACGGCCGTCTTCGAGATCACCAAGGCCCAGCAGGACGGCACCTTCGCCGCCGGCAACACGGTCTACGACCTCTCGGTCGACGGCGTCGGCTACTCGACGTCGGGTGACTTCCTCTCCGAGGAGCAGATCACCCAGATCGAGGACTTCAAGGCCCAGATCATCGACGGCACCATCGAGGTCCCCACGACCCCGGCAGGCTGA
- a CDS encoding DUF501 domain-containing protein: protein MPTDDERVRELLGREPRGDYEIVVRDATGDPVVLRNAPLLHDGTPMPTRYWLIGPAEIRRVGRLESEGGVDRAEAELDPDVVQAAHDRYAAERDALIPADHDGPRPYGGVGGTRIGLKCLHAHWAWYLAGGDDPVGRWIERELAARERFTVRLDDAVLRIDWGDDRWDLPVGLDHLLTTWLGDGDPPHPAALTNALGDVSDHVDDIVRDRPEAEALVEVGVTGPAARAIARLEVGVDDPAMPCELDRDTAEEVFRLVATESRADRAHNPGLPSADVDTVLAALCTVVAVLRRLGLDRVELVAGDAG, encoded by the coding sequence ATGCCGACCGACGACGAACGCGTCCGCGAACTCCTCGGCCGTGAGCCGCGCGGCGACTACGAGATCGTCGTCCGCGACGCGACCGGGGATCCGGTCGTGCTCCGCAACGCTCCCCTGCTCCACGACGGCACTCCGATGCCGACGCGGTACTGGCTGATCGGGCCGGCCGAGATCCGGCGCGTCGGCCGACTCGAGTCGGAGGGCGGCGTCGACCGCGCCGAGGCCGAACTCGATCCCGACGTGGTCCAGGCGGCCCACGACCGGTACGCAGCCGAACGCGACGCCCTGATCCCTGCCGATCACGACGGCCCACGCCCGTACGGCGGTGTCGGCGGCACACGGATCGGTCTCAAGTGCCTCCATGCCCACTGGGCCTGGTACCTGGCCGGCGGCGACGATCCCGTCGGCCGCTGGATCGAGCGCGAGCTCGCGGCCCGCGAACGCTTCACCGTCCGACTCGACGACGCCGTGCTCCGGATCGACTGGGGCGACGACCGTTGGGATCTGCCGGTCGGCCTCGACCATCTCCTCACCACCTGGCTCGGCGACGGCGACCCGCCCCACCCGGCCGCGCTCACCAACGCACTCGGCGACGTGTCCGATCACGTCGACGACATCGTGCGCGATCGTCCCGAGGCAGAGGCGTTGGTGGAAGTCGGCGTCACCGGCCCCGCGGCGCGGGCGATCGCCCGGCTCGAGGTCGGTGTCGACGACCCGGCGATGCCGTGCGAACTCGACCGCGACACCGCGGAAGAGGTCTTCCGGCTGGTCGCCACCGAGTCACGTGCCGATCGGGCTCACAATCCCGGACTACCGTCTGCCGACGTGGACACCGTGCTCGCCGCCCTCTGCACCGTCGTCGCGGTGCTCCGTCGGCTCGGCCTCGACCGGGTCGAGCTCGTCGCGGGCGACGCCGGGTGA
- a CDS encoding efflux RND transporter permease subunit — protein sequence MTSDVDASHDAHERPESNRPARTDTHPDTDDATRNRSPLTKLAVASAEHWKVTLIIWGVVVAIGLFAYGGGLRREGFPPVNLPIVVVDGNYFVDDNEVVDSDVAVPLTDAYSAVDGVEQVQTFSTANSFAVVVEFTDDFSSPEGAAILTDVNDSVDLPSEADVVVREIDATKFIEVYDLLVTISGPDDATPEQLEAEAAELETYLETGDGVERVDVRELLTEGVNPATGEEEIRRTRFVRVAFAETGRYDEAIALGVVRADDTDLDLLAFSDEINGLLEDETVLSDGYRAAVTADFAEDIRTQISSLTRNLLQGLIAVAIVSLLLIGWRVSVVTALFMATVMMAALGALWLIGYSLNTITLFGLILTLGLLVDDAIVISEAIDANRGESDDPIGVVRTAINRVGSASFAGTLTTVLVFAPLAFVGGVLGEFIRAIPITVIVTLLLSFLFSIVFISALSKPFFLRGKHPHNPIIRAEEAAARGLGRLAEYPSSHGAKGIGVGIGIFVGALAMIVGSFQVAATLGFNIFPPTDDANAMFVTADYDAGTTIEEAQEIAGEVDAIVVDVLGDDLVSSQYINANERQLLSIVELTPFDERETTAPTFVEEIESRLEAVEGIRVTVTPLEQGPPVEEFPFAAQIDVDGSTVDAGQQLANDLREQLVGAELDKATGDDTVIVDAIVSTDGQIYRVDGNRQIEVRAQFSNDDLTNNLDATEQLVGDLYGEAELAALGLPADAIQFDYGQESDNQDDFASLGQAMIVALVLMLVLLVVQFRSIVQPLLIFLAVPFSFLGVFTALSLSDNPISFFVGVGFIALIGVVVNNTILLVDAANQARRRGLRPGLAIGEAVERRFRPLVATTITTVVGLTPLALSDPFWESLGFTLIGGLVSSTILVLFAFPVFYLAVEKVRTPVRNLARKRMGKPLI from the coding sequence ATGACCTCCGACGTCGACGCCTCCCACGACGCTCACGAACGCCCCGAGTCCAATCGGCCCGCTCGTACGGACACCCATCCCGACACCGACGATGCGACCCGTAACCGGTCACCGTTGACCAAGCTCGCCGTCGCCTCGGCCGAGCACTGGAAAGTGACCCTCATCATCTGGGGCGTCGTTGTGGCGATCGGGCTCTTCGCGTACGGCGGTGGCCTGCGTCGTGAAGGGTTCCCACCGGTCAACCTCCCGATCGTCGTCGTCGACGGCAACTACTTCGTCGACGACAACGAGGTCGTCGACTCGGACGTCGCCGTGCCGCTCACCGACGCCTACTCGGCCGTCGACGGTGTCGAGCAGGTCCAGACCTTCTCGACCGCCAACTCGTTCGCCGTCGTCGTCGAGTTCACCGACGACTTCAGTTCGCCGGAAGGCGCCGCCATCCTGACCGACGTCAACGACTCCGTCGACCTCCCGAGCGAGGCCGACGTGGTCGTCCGCGAGATCGATGCCACCAAGTTCATCGAGGTGTACGACCTGCTGGTCACGATCAGCGGCCCCGACGACGCCACACCGGAGCAACTCGAGGCCGAGGCGGCCGAGCTCGAAACGTACCTCGAGACCGGCGACGGCGTCGAACGCGTCGATGTCCGCGAACTGCTGACCGAAGGGGTGAACCCGGCCACCGGCGAGGAGGAGATCCGACGGACCCGCTTCGTCCGCGTCGCGTTCGCCGAGACCGGCCGCTACGACGAGGCCATCGCGCTCGGCGTCGTGCGCGCCGACGACACCGATCTCGACTTGCTCGCATTCAGTGACGAGATCAACGGCCTGCTCGAGGACGAAACCGTCCTGAGCGACGGCTACCGCGCCGCGGTCACCGCCGACTTCGCCGAGGACATCCGCACCCAGATCAGCTCGCTCACCCGCAACCTCCTGCAGGGGCTGATCGCCGTGGCGATCGTCAGCCTGTTGTTGATCGGTTGGCGCGTGTCGGTGGTGACGGCGCTGTTCATGGCCACGGTGATGATGGCGGCCCTCGGCGCACTGTGGCTGATCGGCTACTCGCTCAACACGATCACCCTGTTCGGTCTCATCCTGACCCTCGGTCTGCTGGTCGACGACGCGATCGTGATCAGCGAGGCGATCGACGCCAATCGCGGCGAATCCGACGACCCGATCGGCGTCGTGCGAACCGCCATCAACCGGGTCGGGTCGGCGTCGTTCGCCGGCACCCTCACGACCGTGCTCGTGTTCGCCCCGCTGGCGTTCGTCGGCGGGGTGCTCGGCGAGTTCATCCGGGCCATCCCGATCACCGTCATCGTGACACTGCTGCTCTCGTTCCTGTTCTCGATCGTGTTCATCTCGGCGTTGAGCAAGCCGTTCTTCCTGCGCGGCAAGCACCCCCACAACCCGATCATCCGCGCCGAGGAGGCCGCGGCACGTGGTCTCGGCCGACTCGCCGAGTACCCGTCGAGCCACGGCGCCAAGGGCATCGGCGTCGGGATCGGCATCTTCGTCGGCGCCCTGGCGATGATCGTCGGGTCGTTCCAGGTCGCCGCCACGCTCGGGTTCAACATCTTCCCGCCGACCGACGACGCCAACGCGATGTTCGTCACCGCCGACTACGACGCCGGCACGACGATCGAGGAGGCACAGGAGATCGCCGGCGAGGTCGACGCGATCGTCGTCGACGTGCTCGGTGACGATCTTGTCTCGTCGCAGTACATCAACGCGAACGAACGCCAGCTGCTCTCGATCGTCGAGCTCACCCCGTTCGACGAGCGGGAGACGACGGCGCCGACCTTCGTCGAGGAGATCGAGAGCCGGCTGGAGGCCGTCGAGGGCATCCGCGTGACGGTGACACCGCTCGAGCAAGGCCCACCGGTGGAGGAGTTCCCGTTCGCCGCCCAGATCGACGTCGACGGCTCGACCGTCGACGCCGGCCAGCAACTCGCGAACGACCTACGCGAACAACTCGTCGGCGCCGAACTCGACAAGGCGACGGGCGACGACACCGTCATCGTCGACGCGATCGTGTCGACCGACGGCCAGATCTACCGGGTCGACGGAAACCGACAGATCGAGGTCCGCGCCCAGTTCTCGAACGACGACCTGACGAACAACCTCGATGCCACCGAACAGCTCGTCGGCGACCTGTACGGCGAGGCCGAACTCGCGGCGCTCGGGTTGCCCGCCGACGCCATCCAGTTCGACTACGGGCAGGAGTCGGACAACCAGGACGACTTCGCGTCGCTCGGTCAGGCGATGATCGTCGCGCTGGTACTGATGCTCGTCCTATTGGTGGTGCAGTTCCGCTCGATCGTGCAGCCGCTGCTGATCTTCCTGGCCGTGCCGTTCAGCTTCCTCGGCGTGTTCACGGCGCTGAGTCTGAGCGACAACCCGATCAGCTTCTTCGTCGGCGTCGGCTTCATCGCCCTCATCGGCGTGGTCGTCAACAACACGATCCTCCTCGTCGACGCTGCCAACCAGGCCCGTCGTCGCGGCCTCCGGCCCGGGCTGGCAATCGGTGAAGCCGTCGAGCGCCGGTTCCGCCCCCTGGTCGCCACGACGATCACGACGGTCGTCGGCCTCACCCCGCTCGCGCTGAGCGACCCCTTCTGGGAGTCGCTCGGGTTCACCCTCATCGGTGGCCTCGTCAGCTCGACGATCCTGGTGCTGTTCGCCTTCCCCGTGTTCTATCTCGCGGTCGAGAAAGTCCGGACGCCGGTCCGGAACCTCGCCCGCAAGCGCATGGGCAAGCCGCTGATCTGA
- a CDS encoding ABC transporter permease, with protein sequence MNAGTLRRIGLAAAAPLVSAVIAILISSVVLELSGSDAIETFKTMLENGTKLESVIDMLNRATPLYLSAIAAAIGFRMNLFNIGVEGQYILAAFVAAVVGAELNLWGPLHITVILLTAMLVGAAWSGLAGLLKVTRGVNEVISTIMLNFIAVGGLVAGLLPKFIDDPTATNQGTTPIGESGRLPDLNSWVEVFTREITKGRRLTGVFLIAVIVGVIYHIVINRSRLGFDIRASGMNPTAARAGGVPPKRMVMFAMVGGGLVAGLVGMPEILSDTHAYDQGFIQGLGFAGIAVALLGRNSALGMALAALLFGFLDSSAAVLQVSNLASSEIVVIMQATILLVAVIAYEVVNRIRQRDEVRRAAQLVEATA encoded by the coding sequence ATGAACGCCGGCACCCTTCGCCGGATCGGCTTGGCGGCCGCCGCCCCGCTCGTCAGCGCCGTCATCGCCATCCTGATCTCGTCGGTCGTCCTCGAACTGTCGGGATCCGACGCGATCGAGACGTTCAAGACGATGCTCGAGAACGGCACCAAGCTCGAATCGGTCATCGACATGCTGAACCGGGCGACGCCGCTGTACCTCTCGGCGATCGCCGCGGCGATCGGCTTCCGCATGAACCTGTTCAACATCGGTGTCGAGGGTCAGTACATCCTCGCTGCGTTCGTCGCCGCCGTCGTCGGTGCCGAACTGAACCTCTGGGGCCCGCTGCACATCACCGTCATCCTGCTGACCGCCATGCTGGTCGGCGCTGCCTGGTCAGGTCTCGCCGGCCTCCTCAAGGTGACGCGAGGCGTCAACGAGGTCATCTCGACGATCATGTTGAACTTCATCGCGGTCGGTGGCCTGGTCGCCGGCTTGCTGCCGAAGTTCATCGACGATCCGACCGCGACCAACCAGGGCACCACCCCGATCGGCGAGTCGGGCCGCCTGCCCGACCTCAACAGCTGGGTCGAGGTGTTCACCCGGGAGATCACCAAGGGCCGACGACTCACCGGCGTGTTCCTCATCGCCGTGATCGTCGGCGTGATCTACCACATCGTCATCAACCGCAGCCGCCTCGGCTTCGACATCCGGGCCAGTGGCATGAACCCGACCGCCGCCCGCGCCGGTGGTGTGCCTCCGAAGCGGATGGTGATGTTCGCCATGGTCGGTGGCGGTCTCGTCGCCGGCCTGGTCGGCATGCCGGAGATCCTCTCCGACACCCACGCCTACGACCAGGGCTTCATCCAGGGCCTCGGCTTCGCCGGCATCGCCGTCGCCCTGCTCGGACGCAACTCGGCACTCGGCATGGCACTCGCCGCCCTGCTGTTCGGCTTCCTCGACTCGTCGGCCGCCGTGCTCCAGGTGAGCAACCTCGCCTCGAGCGAGATCGTCGTCATCATGCAGGCCACCATCTTGCTCGTAGCGGTGATCGCCTACGAGGTCGTCAACCGGATCCGCCAACGTGACGAAGTCAGACGGGCGGCACAACTCGTGGAGGCAACGGCATGA
- a CDS encoding GNAT family N-acetyltransferase, translating to MSIVRHPSSLFRRQPSPRLYGKRIMLRPIVAGDFPEWNEVRTRNEHWLVPWEPKRPAASADPTRDRSAFEHRCTARERERAADHAYPFGVFVDQRLAGEVNINNVTRGALQSATIGYWIDEARAGRSYIAEAVVVVARYAFEELHLHRLEICIVPRNTNSRRVMEKLDIREEGVALRFLEINGVWEDHVRYGITVEEWTARRDELLAAWVSG from the coding sequence GTGAGCATCGTGCGACATCCGTCGTCGCTGTTCCGCCGTCAGCCCTCGCCCCGGCTCTACGGCAAGCGGATCATGCTCCGACCGATCGTCGCCGGTGACTTCCCGGAGTGGAACGAGGTGCGGACCCGCAACGAGCACTGGCTCGTGCCGTGGGAACCGAAGCGACCGGCGGCCTCGGCCGACCCGACACGCGACCGGTCGGCGTTCGAACACCGCTGCACGGCGCGAGAGCGCGAGCGCGCCGCCGATCACGCCTACCCGTTCGGCGTCTTCGTCGATCAGCGGCTGGCCGGCGAGGTCAACATCAACAACGTGACCCGTGGGGCGCTCCAGAGCGCCACGATCGGCTACTGGATCGACGAGGCACGCGCCGGGCGCAGCTACATCGCCGAGGCGGTCGTCGTCGTCGCGCGCTACGCGTTCGAGGAACTCCACCTGCACCGGTTGGAGATCTGCATCGTGCCGCGCAACACCAACAGCCGTCGGGTGATGGAGAAGCTCGACATCCGCGAAGAAGGCGTGGCGTTGCGCTTCCTCGAGATCAACGGGGTCTGGGAAGACCACGTCCGCTACGGCATCACCGTCGAAGAGTGGACGGCGCGCCGCGACGAGCTGCTCGCTGCCTGGGTGTCCGGCTGA
- a CDS encoding nucleotidyltransferase family protein produces MLSPTIAVLLAAGAGSRFDGGGHKLDAELDGATVADHAVRAAVAAGIGPVIVVTGAVEPALSATHFDRAVDVTLVANPDWAAGQSTSLQVAVDAAQTRHAHAIVVGLADQPFVDPTAWRSVAASRSPIAVAEYDGRPRNPVRLHHSVWPLLPTVGDHGARHLIRLRPELVERVPCQGSDADIDTLEDLRSWQNRSSTNSP; encoded by the coding sequence ATGCTCTCGCCCACCATCGCCGTCTTGCTGGCCGCCGGAGCCGGGAGCCGCTTCGACGGTGGTGGCCACAAGCTCGACGCCGAACTCGACGGTGCGACGGTCGCCGATCACGCCGTTCGCGCTGCAGTCGCGGCCGGCATCGGCCCGGTGATCGTCGTGACCGGCGCCGTCGAGCCGGCACTGTCCGCCACGCATTTCGACCGTGCGGTCGACGTCACGCTCGTCGCCAACCCCGACTGGGCGGCCGGGCAGAGCACCTCACTTCAGGTCGCCGTCGACGCCGCCCAAACCCGACACGCGCATGCGATCGTCGTCGGCCTCGCCGACCAACCGTTCGTCGACCCCACGGCATGGCGATCGGTCGCCGCGTCGCGGTCGCCGATCGCCGTCGCCGAGTACGACGGGCGGCCACGGAACCCCGTACGGCTCCATCACTCGGTCTGGCCACTCCTCCCGACCGTCGGCGATCACGGCGCCCGCCACCTCATCAGGTTGCGACCCGAACTCGTCGAACGGGTACCCTGCCAGGGGTCGGACGCCGACATCGACACCCTGGAGGACCTCCGCTCATGGCAGAACAGATCGTCAACGAATTCACCGTGA
- a CDS encoding enoyl-CoA hydratase, which yields MSIVLTNINEGVATLTLNNPDERNTMTAEMVSAIVESMDAFEADESVGAVVVTGAGSAFCAGANLGNLQTATRESLGNVYEGFLRIARSPLPTLAAVNGPAVGAGMNLALGCDVRIAAQRARFDTRFLQIGLHPGGGHTWMQRRIVGPQSAMAAVVFSQVLDGPEAERVGLAYKCVPDDELLTAAHEFARGAATAPRELAILTKRTIQDMADIDTHRDAVQREFDPQLWTVKQPWFEERIAALKAKISSKKTS from the coding sequence ATGTCGATCGTGCTGACCAACATCAACGAGGGTGTCGCGACCCTGACGCTCAACAACCCCGACGAGCGCAACACCATGACCGCCGAGATGGTGTCGGCGATCGTCGAGTCGATGGACGCCTTCGAGGCCGACGAGTCGGTCGGTGCGGTCGTCGTCACCGGGGCCGGCTCGGCGTTCTGCGCCGGCGCCAACCTCGGCAACCTCCAGACGGCCACCCGCGAGAGCCTCGGCAACGTGTACGAGGGTTTCCTCCGGATCGCTCGCAGCCCCCTGCCGACGCTCGCCGCCGTGAACGGTCCCGCGGTCGGCGCCGGTATGAACCTGGCACTCGGCTGCGACGTTCGCATCGCTGCCCAGCGCGCCCGCTTCGACACGCGATTCCTCCAGATCGGTCTCCACCCGGGCGGGGGACACACCTGGATGCAGCGCCGCATTGTCGGTCCGCAATCGGCGATGGCGGCTGTCGTCTTCAGCCAGGTCCTCGACGGGCCCGAGGCCGAGCGCGTCGGACTCGCCTACAAGTGCGTCCCCGACGACGAGTTGCTCACGGCGGCACACGAGTTCGCCCGGGGGGCGGCGACGGCGCCTCGCGAACTGGCGATCCTCACCAAGCGCACGATCCAGGACATGGCCGACATCGACACTCACCGCGACGCCGTCCAGCGCGAGTTCGACCCGCAGCTCTGGACCGTCAAGCAGCCGTGGTTCGAGGAGCGCATCGCCGCGCTGAAGGCGAAGATCTCGTCGAAGAAGACGTCCTGA